From a single Phacochoerus africanus isolate WHEZ1 chromosome 11, ROS_Pafr_v1, whole genome shotgun sequence genomic region:
- the THYN1 gene encoding thymocyte nuclear protein 1 isoform X2: MARARKRLAGAAGPDKKGPEGKRTKTKNECEASAKVENSGLQETSEASEDCGKNLSRYWLMKSEPESRLEKGVDVKFSIEDLKAQPKQTTCWDGVRNYQARNFLRAMKLEEDAFFYHSNCRKPGIAGLMKIVKEAYPDHTQFEKNSPHYDPSSKEDNPKWSMVDVQFVRMMKRFIPLAELKTHHQAHRATGGPLKNMVLFTRQRLSVQPLTREEFDFILSLEEKEPS, translated from the exons ACAAGAAGGGGCCAGAAGGAAAACGGACTAAAACAAAGAACGAGTGTGAGGCATCTGCTAAAGTGGAGAACTCCGGCCTCCAGGAGACTTCAGAAGCCTCTGAAGACTGTGGGAAGAATCTCAGCAGATACTGGCTGATGAAGTCAGAGCCAGAAAGCCGACTGGAGAAAGGTGTAGACGTGAAG TTCAGCATTGAGGATCTCAAAGCACAGCCCAAGCAGACAACATGCTGGGATGGTGTCCGCAACTACCAG GCCCGGAACTTCCTCAGAGCCATGAAGCTGGAGGAAGACGCCTTCTTCTACCATAGCAACTGCAGAAAGCCAGGCATCGCAGGGCTTATGAAG ATTGTGAAGGAGGCTTACCCAGACCACACACAGTTTGAGAAGAACAGTCCCCATTATGATCCATCCAGCAAAGAAGACAATCCAAAATGGTCCATG GTGGACGTACAGTTTGTTCGGATGATGAAGCGTTTCATTCCCCTGGCTGAGCTCAAAACCCATCACCAAGCTCATAGAGCCACTGGTGGTCCCTTAAAAAACATGGTTCTCTTCACTCGCCAGAGACTCTCTGTCCAACCCCTGACCCGAG AGGAGTTTGACTTTATTTTGAgcctggaggaaaaggaaccaagTTAA
- the VPS26B gene encoding vacuolar protein sorting-associated protein 26B isoform X2: MSFFGFGQSVEVDILLNDADSRKRAEHKTEDGKKDKYFLFYDGETVSGKVSLALKNPNKRLEHQGIKVEFIGQIELYYDRGNHHEFVSLVKDLARPGEITQSQAFDFEFTHVEKPYESYTGQNVKLRYFLRATISRRLNDVVKEMDIVVHTLSTYPELNSSIKMEVGIEDCLHIEFEYNKSKYHLKDVIVGKIYFLLVRIKIKHMEIDIIKRETTGTGPNVYHENDTIAKYEIMDGAPVRGESIPIRLFLAGYELTPTMRDINKKFSVRYYLNLVLIDEEERRYFKQQLTVSW; this comes from the exons ATGAGCTTCTTCGGTTTCGGGCAGAGCGTGGAGGTGGACATCCTGCTGAACGATGCGGACAGCAGGAAGCGGGCCGAGCACAAGACGGAGGATGGGAAGAAGGACAAGTACTTCCTCTTCTACGATGGGGAGACGGTGTCCGGGAAGGTGAGCCTGGCGCTCAAAAACCCCAACAAGCGGCTGGAGCACCAGGGTATCAAGGTCGAGTTCATTGGGCAGATCG AACTCTACTATGACCGTGGGAACCACCATGAGTTTGTGTCCCTGGTGAAGGACTTGGCCCGGCCCGGAGAGATCACCCAGTCGCAGGCCTTCGACTTTGAGTTCACCCATGTGGAGAAGCCATATGAGTCCTACACCGGGCAGAATGTGAAGCTGCG GTATTTCCTTCGTGCCACCATCAGCCGCCGCCTCAACGATGTTGTCAAGGAGATGGACATCGTGGTCCACACGCTGAGCACGTACCCAGAGCTGAACTCGTCCATCAAGATGGAGGTCGGGATCGAGGACTGTCTGCACATTGAGTTTGAGTACAACAAATCCAA GTACCACTTGAAAGACGTCATTGTGGGGAAGATCTACTTCCTGCTGGTGAGGATCAAAATCAAGCACATGGAGATCGACATCATCAAGAGGGAGACGACAGGCACAGGCCCCAATGTGTACCACGAGAACGACACCATTGCCAAGTACGAGATCATGGATGGCGCGCCTGTCAGAG GGGAGTCCATCCCTATCCGGCTCTTCCTGGCCGGCTATGAGCTCACCCCCACCATGCGGGACATCAACAAGAAGTTCTCCGTGCGATATTACCTCAACCTGGTGCTGATCGATGAGGAGGAACGGCGCTACTTCAAACAGCAG CTAACTGTATCTTGGTAA
- the VPS26B gene encoding vacuolar protein sorting-associated protein 26B isoform X1 produces the protein MSFFGFGQSVEVDILLNDADSRKRAEHKTEDGKKDKYFLFYDGETVSGKVSLALKNPNKRLEHQGIKVEFIGQIELYYDRGNHHEFVSLVKDLARPGEITQSQAFDFEFTHVEKPYESYTGQNVKLRYFLRATISRRLNDVVKEMDIVVHTLSTYPELNSSIKMEVGIEDCLHIEFEYNKSKYHLKDVIVGKIYFLLVRIKIKHMEIDIIKRETTGTGPNVYHENDTIAKYEIMDGAPVRGESIPIRLFLAGYELTPTMRDINKKFSVRYYLNLVLIDEEERRYFKQQEVVLWRKGDIVRKSMSHQAAIASQRFEGTTSLGEARTPGQLSDGNSRQ, from the exons ATGAGCTTCTTCGGTTTCGGGCAGAGCGTGGAGGTGGACATCCTGCTGAACGATGCGGACAGCAGGAAGCGGGCCGAGCACAAGACGGAGGATGGGAAGAAGGACAAGTACTTCCTCTTCTACGATGGGGAGACGGTGTCCGGGAAGGTGAGCCTGGCGCTCAAAAACCCCAACAAGCGGCTGGAGCACCAGGGTATCAAGGTCGAGTTCATTGGGCAGATCG AACTCTACTATGACCGTGGGAACCACCATGAGTTTGTGTCCCTGGTGAAGGACTTGGCCCGGCCCGGAGAGATCACCCAGTCGCAGGCCTTCGACTTTGAGTTCACCCATGTGGAGAAGCCATATGAGTCCTACACCGGGCAGAATGTGAAGCTGCG GTATTTCCTTCGTGCCACCATCAGCCGCCGCCTCAACGATGTTGTCAAGGAGATGGACATCGTGGTCCACACGCTGAGCACGTACCCAGAGCTGAACTCGTCCATCAAGATGGAGGTCGGGATCGAGGACTGTCTGCACATTGAGTTTGAGTACAACAAATCCAA GTACCACTTGAAAGACGTCATTGTGGGGAAGATCTACTTCCTGCTGGTGAGGATCAAAATCAAGCACATGGAGATCGACATCATCAAGAGGGAGACGACAGGCACAGGCCCCAATGTGTACCACGAGAACGACACCATTGCCAAGTACGAGATCATGGATGGCGCGCCTGTCAGAG GGGAGTCCATCCCTATCCGGCTCTTCCTGGCCGGCTATGAGCTCACCCCCACCATGCGGGACATCAACAAGAAGTTCTCCGTGCGATATTACCTCAACCTGGTGCTGATCGATGAGGAGGAACGGCGCTACTTCAAACAGCAG GAGGTGGTGCTGTGGCGGAAGGGTGACATCGTTCGGAAGAGCATGTCCCACCAGGCGGCTATCGCCTCGCAGCGCTTTGAGGGCACAACCTCTCTGGGGGAGGCGCGGACCCCGGGCCAGCTGTCTGATGGCAACAGCAGACAGTag